Genomic segment of Truepera radiovictrix DSM 17093:
ACACGCAGCTCAACCCAACGACGGAGACAACCATCGTGCAGGCTGCTGGAACCCAAGTCGAAACGGCTGACCTCACGTCGCTGCGCTGCGAGGTGCTCTTTGAGGGCTGTCTAGGGGTGCGCGTGCGGCTCTACACAGCGGGCACCTTGGAGGTACAGGGGGTAAACCTCGAGAACAACGTCCTCACCGTGTCACCCGCCCCCCCCGAGGGGCGCACCGTATCTGCAGCTGAACTCGAGCTGACCGAGTTCGGGATCCGCGCGCAGTTCCCCGTAGTAGCCATAGATGGTGACCACCTCACCTTAGGCCGCACGCCACCAGGTGAGGTGAACCTCGAGCGCGTGGCGCTCGAGGTAGCAGGGGAGGTGCTCGAGCGCCGTATCGTCGCCATTCAAGGTACCACCCTAACGCTCGACGCCCCCTTGCCCGAAGGTTTCACCTATACTTCGCTTGCCCGCTACAACGACTTTCGTGTAGTGGGCTGGGCAAACTTTCGCACCATCTTGGGGCAAGCCAACCGCGCTTTGTTGCCGGTGTTTGCCTGGAACCTCACCTTTGCGACGCTCACGGTCCTTATCAACATCGCTGTTGGAGTCTTTCTGGCCGTAATGCTCAACGACCCCGAGCTTAGATTTCGTAATCTCTACCGAACACTCCTTATCGTCCCTTGGGCGCTACCGGCCATTATTACCATTCAGATTTGGCGCGGCCTTTTGAACTACAACTTTGGCGCCATCAACCGCCTCCTGGCACTTTTCGATCTGCCCATCGTCGATTGGCTGGGTGACCCGAACGCCGCTAAGGCAGCCGTGCTGCTTGTCAACCTCTGGCTAAGCTTCCCTTTTATGATGACGGCGACCCTCAGCGCCCTTTCGGCCATTCCTGACGAACTCTATGAAGCGGCTAGGATCGACGGTGCCTCGGCATGGGGCAGTTTTTGGCATGTGAGCGCGCCCCTCCTGCGCAGCGCCCTCGTGCCGATCGCGCTGACAAGCTTTGCACTTTCCTTTAACAACTTTAACGTCATCTTTCTTTTAACCGACGGCGGGCCGGCGACCACGGGTGGCACTTCGACGGCGCGCGCAACTGACATCCTCATCTCCTGGGCCTACAACGAGGCCTTTCGCTCGCAGGGCGGCTTCGCTTATGGGCTGGGTTCGGCTATCTCGATTTTGATCTTTGTCATCACGCTGGCCGTGAGTCTTATCAACTTCCGTGTCACGGGAGCACTGAAAGAGGAGCGAGCGGTATGAGGGCTTGGACCTTCGGTTTCACTGTGACTGCGCTGCTAAGTGCGTGGCCGACAGCAGCGGCGCAGAGCGGTACGGGACGCTTTGTCGTTGTTCCTTACGGGTGGGCCTGGTTTTTATTCTTATTCACGCTCTCGGTGCTCATGGTAGGGCTTTGTGGCTACCTCTACGGGCGCGCCACCAAGCCGATGAAAGCCTTTCGGACCGCAATCACGTGGAGCAAGCACCTCTTTTTATGGGTAGCGGTGCTTTTGACGCTCTACCCCGTTATCTACCTCGTCGGGGTGTCGTTCGGGCGCAGCAACGCGCTCGCCTCTATACCCCCACGCGAAGGCAACCTGCTCGTCCGGGCCGGCGTCTTACCCAACCCCGCCGACTTCTCGCTCGTACAGTATAGGAGGGTTCTCGCTG
This window contains:
- a CDS encoding ABC transporter permease subunit produces the protein MLAWIAHHFHWIMPWYYLLPSLLFLLTFTVMPIGLTIFLAFTDYAGNRNTQLNPTTETTIVQAAGTQVETADLTSLRCEVLFEGCLGVRVRLYTAGTLEVQGVNLENNVLTVSPAPPEGRTVSAAELELTEFGIRAQFPVVAIDGDHLTLGRTPPGEVNLERVALEVAGEVLERRIVAIQGTTLTLDAPLPEGFTYTSLARYNDFRVVGWANFRTILGQANRALLPVFAWNLTFATLTVLINIAVGVFLAVMLNDPELRFRNLYRTLLIVPWALPAIITIQIWRGLLNYNFGAINRLLALFDLPIVDWLGDPNAAKAAVLLVNLWLSFPFMMTATLSALSAIPDELYEAARIDGASAWGSFWHVSAPLLRSALVPIALTSFALSFNNFNVIFLLTDGGPATTGGTSTARATDILISWAYNEAFRSQGGFAYGLGSAISILIFVITLAVSLINFRVTGALKEERAV